The following proteins come from a genomic window of Pseudomonas putida:
- a CDS encoding DUF2290 domain-containing protein, which translates to MSRHAPAREKVRHDLECLTAELIGLGLADDQNFPAMRQIGPDVWEVTFHGAEAISLAMGDIDYGDLYQELFANRSFCLKLIDGGLLQLSYRFDRDSLVKHRLAYYPSPSLRPFQDDPEVYLREELYVDIVSRRLVPFPIRFDYDLGATKDVAHPSCHLTLGDVEGCRIPVHCPLTPRQFIEFIVRNFYQTDKHEFISRFPGHKHFFDASISVNEQKLIHLTVPGAE; encoded by the coding sequence ATGAGTCGACATGCGCCGGCGCGTGAGAAGGTCAGGCACGATCTGGAGTGTCTGACGGCTGAGCTCATAGGGCTCGGGCTAGCGGATGATCAAAATTTTCCTGCGATGAGACAAATCGGCCCTGATGTGTGGGAAGTTACTTTTCATGGTGCCGAGGCGATTTCTCTCGCCATGGGCGATATTGACTATGGTGATCTGTATCAGGAGCTTTTTGCCAACCGATCATTTTGCCTGAAGCTAATCGATGGTGGCCTGCTGCAGTTGTCGTATCGGTTTGACAGGGACTCTTTGGTCAAGCATCGGCTCGCCTACTATCCCTCGCCGAGCTTGCGTCCGTTTCAAGATGATCCGGAGGTTTATTTGCGCGAGGAGTTGTACGTGGATATTGTCAGTCGTCGCTTGGTTCCCTTTCCCATACGTTTCGATTATGACTTGGGCGCTACAAAGGATGTAGCGCATCCTTCCTGTCACCTGACGCTTGGGGATGTTGAAGGATGCCGTATCCCCGTGCACTGCCCACTCACGCCACGACAATTCATTGAGTTCATTGTCAGGAATTTTTATCAAACCGATAAGCACGAATTCATTTCGCGGTTTCCTGGTCACAAGCATTTTTTCGATGCCAGTATCAGTGTCAACGAGCAAAAGCTGATTCACTTGACCGTACCGGGAGCAGAATAG
- a CDS encoding DEAD/DEAH box helicase produces the protein MNTVEFTRGTNGKPAASAALEDCLANTIGLDGSCFFGYPLIATPEGKYFVDATFLNPDKGVILFDIVEGQNLGDYADRQDDLVNKIESKLKLHKDLMKGRKLLPQLHVITFAPSLINLASHAQEDYPLANEHNLASLIQSLEWDNADDEIYRLTTSAIESLSSIRKSRSKREVTRVDSLGAKLKKLEDSIATLDYRQNRAVVETVEGVQRIRGLAGSGKTIVLALKAAYLHTQQPDWRIAVTFNTRSLKGQFKRLINNFCIEQSGEEPDWTKLRILNAWGAPGGAERDGMYYEACRQSGTDFYDFRTASSHFGGSNRAFDGACKAALSKINKSLDVYDTILVDEAQDFSPSFLQLCYSMLKAPKRLVYAYDELQNLSGTSLPPPEDLFGADEEGNALVSFAGDHQQRRDVILQKCYRNSRPVLVTAHALGFGVYRAPPKMAETGLVQMFEQPALWGEIGYRVHTGDLRKGARVSLERTDETSPLFLETHSSIDELVQIIKFNSEAEQNDWVAQQIEKNLSEDELRYDDVIVINPNPINARERCAAIRKTLFGRGIQSHLAGVDTDQDVFFRSDLGSVTFTGIYRAKGNEAGMVYVINAQECDGVGAGLSTLRNRLFTAITRSKGWVRVVGHGPGMDALVQEYAQLKQHQYRLDMVYPTDAQLSKLRIVHRDLSEHDKQRLEQKKYNAQELTHALETGELNPEDLDGETRAKLLALLSGNK, from the coding sequence ATGAATACAGTGGAGTTCACCCGAGGTACGAATGGCAAACCCGCTGCGTCTGCCGCCCTTGAAGACTGTTTGGCAAATACCATTGGTCTTGATGGTAGTTGTTTCTTCGGTTACCCATTGATTGCAACTCCCGAAGGCAAGTATTTCGTGGATGCGACTTTTTTGAATCCCGATAAAGGCGTCATTCTCTTCGATATAGTAGAAGGGCAGAATCTAGGCGACTATGCTGATCGTCAAGATGATCTCGTCAACAAGATCGAATCGAAGCTGAAACTGCATAAAGACCTGATGAAGGGGCGGAAGCTCCTGCCGCAGTTGCATGTCATCACCTTCGCGCCATCGTTGATCAATCTTGCAAGTCATGCGCAAGAAGATTACCCGCTGGCGAATGAGCACAATCTCGCGTCGCTGATACAGAGTTTGGAATGGGACAATGCGGATGATGAAATTTATCGCCTGACGACGTCGGCCATCGAGAGCCTGTCGTCAATCCGCAAGAGCCGCTCAAAACGTGAAGTGACGCGCGTCGACTCGCTCGGTGCGAAGCTGAAAAAGCTGGAAGACTCCATTGCCACCCTGGATTACCGGCAGAATCGTGCTGTCGTGGAGACCGTTGAAGGGGTACAGCGTATTCGCGGCTTGGCGGGCTCGGGTAAAACCATCGTGCTAGCGCTAAAAGCCGCTTACCTGCATACCCAACAGCCCGATTGGCGAATCGCCGTAACCTTTAACACTCGTTCTTTGAAGGGGCAGTTTAAACGGTTGATCAACAATTTCTGTATCGAGCAGAGTGGTGAAGAACCCGATTGGACCAAGCTTCGGATCTTGAATGCTTGGGGCGCTCCTGGCGGGGCGGAGCGAGATGGGATGTATTACGAAGCGTGCCGCCAGAGTGGCACTGATTTCTACGATTTTCGCACTGCCAGTAGCCACTTTGGTGGCAGCAATCGGGCGTTTGACGGCGCCTGTAAGGCCGCGCTCAGTAAAATCAACAAGTCGTTAGATGTCTACGACACCATTCTGGTAGATGAGGCGCAAGATTTTTCGCCGAGTTTCCTGCAGCTGTGCTATTCCATGCTTAAGGCGCCGAAGCGGCTGGTTTATGCGTACGATGAATTGCAAAACCTGTCCGGTACATCGCTGCCACCGCCTGAAGATCTGTTCGGAGCGGATGAAGAAGGGAATGCCCTGGTCTCGTTCGCCGGAGATCACCAGCAACGGCGAGACGTGATTCTGCAAAAATGCTATCGGAATTCGCGACCGGTGCTGGTCACCGCACATGCCTTGGGTTTCGGAGTCTACCGTGCTCCCCCAAAAATGGCGGAGACTGGCCTGGTGCAGATGTTTGAACAGCCTGCTCTATGGGGGGAGATCGGTTATCGCGTCCACACGGGCGACCTGAGAAAGGGCGCACGAGTGTCGTTGGAGCGAACCGATGAAACCAGTCCTCTGTTCCTCGAAACCCACTCGTCCATCGATGAGCTGGTGCAGATTATCAAGTTCAACAGTGAAGCCGAACAGAATGACTGGGTTGCCCAGCAGATCGAGAAGAACCTGAGTGAGGATGAGCTGCGTTACGATGATGTCATCGTGATCAACCCTAATCCAATCAACGCTCGTGAGCGCTGTGCCGCAATACGAAAGACCTTATTTGGTCGAGGTATTCAAAGCCACCTGGCCGGCGTCGATACTGACCAAGATGTCTTCTTCCGCTCTGATTTGGGCTCGGTGACCTTCACCGGTATCTATCGGGCCAAGGGTAACGAGGCCGGGATGGTGTACGTCATTAATGCACAGGAATGTGATGGCGTGGGTGCTGGATTGTCGACGCTGCGCAATCGACTGTTTACCGCAATTACCCGAAGCAAGGGTTGGGTACGGGTGGTTGGTCATGGACCTGGCATGGATGCGTTGGTGCAAGAGTATGCGCAGTTGAAGCAGCATCAGTATCGATTGGACATGGTCTACCCCACCGACGCGCAACTGAGTAAATTGCGTATTGTTCATCGTGATTTGTCGGAGCATGACAAGCAGCGCTTGGAGCAAAAGAAGTACAATGCGCAGGAGCTGACTCACGCCCTAGAAACGGGTGAACTGAATCCTGAGGATCTTGACGGTGAAACGCGAGCGAAATTGCTTGCGCTGTTGAGTGGCAATAAATGA